The Leucoraja erinacea ecotype New England chromosome 29, Leri_hhj_1, whole genome shotgun sequence genome has a window encoding:
- the c29h19orf44 gene encoding uncharacterized protein C19orf44 homolog isoform X3 — MFSRSGLEGSALARAKAQLSGRRMVESLNVYGDELQDYMTGCKKNSALMVSPFNNEISDLSDLSIEDTVEREWKGKQSAITAATIRPAEGISEHLLTYDQFLKKGDKLAITQNLKVSNCALKKVDEANTKNLKAAPARAGSSNTVLARLAQIENKIMNRRLNKHQINPDENLQMYDDEEISPKSSTELSGKGSRFLKRTMNTVAKQDLKAEFQNNEASKKDLPHAYLQTPVEVAIIDSDEEEMKKMLGGSLELSDESELLKRSQGSPQHGSKLHRKPVLRNYPRGHLRMPSPPSVGSPQLSLSPRMKFVKRIPTSSTEQSEIKSLDELFTEASITDDVKSLDETIDDFKLNILTLEDLVPFVEQKCMNKSLTLENEESQHSGDQSKQSVSYNSRLNMTNEVISSCSQPTKLSREKNANNLENEIWADFDATGSEISECLNEDSNVSKKGRKSPGNVPDQLEVDDQSTMCSKYSEDFETSNCEVPSVKMDQDESHFQQSSEEESRTDYSDNTFYSTSSPPTPDQSNLATCTESSYSVRYMKLKLSKVAVKDTAIQTQPSGFHYTWHRDEGLAVLGTSLGAAYVDPTPIASHVISPEAMEALTAYSPATLALNDLLKQQLSFTRQFLQVNRHLYLTIIASIEQDKYHYTTLEETKEYVRNHRSPPLTLDQALKEVHEEMQQYHVI, encoded by the exons ATGTTCAGTAGAAGTGGACTTGAAGGTTCTGCCCTAGCAAGAGCCAAGGCCCAGCTCTCTGGGCGAAGAATGGTAGAAAGTTTAAATGTCTATGGAGATGAACTTCAG GACTATATGACTGGCTGCAAGAAAAACAGTGCCCTGATGGTTAGCCCTTTCAACAATGAAATTAGTGACCTAAGTGATCTTTCAATAGAGGACACAGTTGAAAGAGAATGGAAAGGAAAACAATCTGCAATAACTGCAGCCACTATCAGGCCAGCAGAAGGCATCAGTGAGCATTTATTGACTTACGATCAGTTCTTGAAGAAAGGAGACAAATTGGCAATAACACAGAATCTGAAAGTGAGCAATTGTGCATTGAAAAAAGTCGATGAAGCAAACACGAAAAACCTTAAAGCTGCACCAGCAAGGGCTGGGTCCTCCAATACTGTGCTGGCCAGACTGGCACAAATAGAAAACAAAATCATGAACAGAAGGCTGAATAAACATCAAATCAATCCAGATGAAAATTTACAGATGTATGATGATGAAGAAATTTCCCCCAAGTCAAGTACTGAGCTGAGTGGAAAAGGGAGCAGGTTCCTGAAGAGAACAATGAATACTGTGGCGAAACAGGATTTAAAAGCTGAGTTTCAGAATAACGAAGCTTCAAAAAAAGACCTGCCTCATGCATATCTTCAGACTCCAGTTGAAGTGGCCATTATTGATAGTGATGAGGAAGAAATGAAAAAGATGTTAGGAGGCTCCCTAGAACTCTCTGATGAAAGTGAACTTCTTAAAAGATCACAAGGGAGCCCACAACACGGCTCCAAATTGCACAGAAAG CCTGTCTTGAGAAACTATCCAAGGGGCCACCTAAGAATGCCTTCTCCACCCAGTGTCGGCTCCCCTCAACTGAGTCTGTCTCCAAGAATGAAATTTGTTAAACGTATCCCAACTTCCTCAACTGAACAAAGTGAGATTAAATCTCTGGACGAGTTATTTACTGAAGCCTCTATTACTGATGATGTCAAAAGTCTTGACGAGACCATTGACG ACTTCAAACTAAATATTTTGACTCTGGAGGATTTGGTTCCATTTGTGGAACAAAAATGTATGAACAAATCACTGACTTTGGAG aatgaagaGAGTCAGCACTCGGGTGATCAAAGTAAACAGTCAGTTTCCTACAATTCAAGGTTAAACATGACAAATGAGGTCATCAGTTCATGTTCCCAACCCactaaactttcaagagagaaaaaTGCAAATAACTTGGAAAATGAGATCTGGGCAGATTTTGATGCAACCGGAAGTGAAATCTCTGAATGTTTAAATGAAGATTCCAATGtatcaaagaagggaagaaaatcTCCAGGGAATGTGCCAGACCAATTAGAAGTAGATGATCAGAGCACCATGTGTTCCAAATACTCAGAAGACTTTGAAACTTCTAACTGTGAAGTGCCATCGGTAAAAATGGATCAGGATGAATCACATTTTCAGCAGTCATCTGAAGAGGAGTCAAGAACTGATTATTCTGATAACACTTTCTACTCAACATCCTCACCCCCAACACCAGACCAATCCAATCTAGCAACTTGCACAGAGTCCTCCTATTCAGTGAGATATATGAAGTTAAAACTATCCAAAGTGGCTGTAAAAGATACAGCAATACAGACACAACCATCTGGATTTCACTACACGTGGCACAGAG ATGAAGGGCTGGCAGTACTTGGAACATCTCTTGGAGCTGCATATGTGGATCCTACCCCTATTGCCAGTCACGTTATCAGCCCTGAGGCAATGGAAG CACTGACTGCATACAGTCCTGCCACTTTAGCGCTGAATGACTTGCTCAAACAGCAGCTCTCTTTCACTCGCCAGTTTCTGCAAGTCAATCGACATCTCTACTTGACCATTATTGCTTCAATAGAACAGGATAAATATCATTACACGACTTTGGAAGAAACTAAAGAG TATGTCAGAAATCATAGATCACCACCACTGACCTTGGACCAGGCCCTGAAAGAAGTGCACGAGGAAATGCAGCAATATCACGTCATTTGA
- the c29h19orf44 gene encoding uncharacterized protein C19orf44 homolog isoform X1, with protein MRYCAFVRMFSRSGLEGSALARAKAQLSGRRMVESLNVYGDELQDYMTGCKKNSALMVSPFNNEISDLSDLSIEDTVEREWKGKQSAITAATIRPAEGISEHLLTYDQFLKKGDKLAITQNLKVSNCALKKVDEANTKNLKAAPARAGSSNTVLARLAQIENKIMNRRLNKHQINPDENLQMYDDEEISPKSSTELSGKGSRFLKRTMNTVAKQDLKAEFQNNEASKKDLPHAYLQTPVEVAIIDSDEEEMKKMLGGSLELSDESELLKRSQGSPQHGSKLHRKPVLRNYPRGHLRMPSPPSVGSPQLSLSPRMKFVKRIPTSSTEQSEIKSLDELFTEASITDDVKSLDETIDDFKLNILTLEDLVPFVEQKCMNKSLTLENEESQHSGDQSKQSVSYNSRLNMTNEVISSCSQPTKLSREKNANNLENEIWADFDATGSEISECLNEDSNVSKKGRKSPGNVPDQLEVDDQSTMCSKYSEDFETSNCEVPSVKMDQDESHFQQSSEEESRTDYSDNTFYSTSSPPTPDQSNLATCTESSYSVRYMKLKLSKVAVKDTAIQTQPSGFHYTWHRDEGLAVLGTSLGAAYVDPTPIASHVISPEAMEALTAYSPATLALNDLLKQQLSFTRQFLQVNRHLYLTIIASIEQDKYHYTTLEETKEYVRNHRSPPLTLDQALKEVHEEMQQYHVI; from the exons ATGAG GTATTGTGCCTTTGTTAGGATGTTCAGTAGAAGTGGACTTGAAGGTTCTGCCCTAGCAAGAGCCAAGGCCCAGCTCTCTGGGCGAAGAATGGTAGAAAGTTTAAATGTCTATGGAGATGAACTTCAG GACTATATGACTGGCTGCAAGAAAAACAGTGCCCTGATGGTTAGCCCTTTCAACAATGAAATTAGTGACCTAAGTGATCTTTCAATAGAGGACACAGTTGAAAGAGAATGGAAAGGAAAACAATCTGCAATAACTGCAGCCACTATCAGGCCAGCAGAAGGCATCAGTGAGCATTTATTGACTTACGATCAGTTCTTGAAGAAAGGAGACAAATTGGCAATAACACAGAATCTGAAAGTGAGCAATTGTGCATTGAAAAAAGTCGATGAAGCAAACACGAAAAACCTTAAAGCTGCACCAGCAAGGGCTGGGTCCTCCAATACTGTGCTGGCCAGACTGGCACAAATAGAAAACAAAATCATGAACAGAAGGCTGAATAAACATCAAATCAATCCAGATGAAAATTTACAGATGTATGATGATGAAGAAATTTCCCCCAAGTCAAGTACTGAGCTGAGTGGAAAAGGGAGCAGGTTCCTGAAGAGAACAATGAATACTGTGGCGAAACAGGATTTAAAAGCTGAGTTTCAGAATAACGAAGCTTCAAAAAAAGACCTGCCTCATGCATATCTTCAGACTCCAGTTGAAGTGGCCATTATTGATAGTGATGAGGAAGAAATGAAAAAGATGTTAGGAGGCTCCCTAGAACTCTCTGATGAAAGTGAACTTCTTAAAAGATCACAAGGGAGCCCACAACACGGCTCCAAATTGCACAGAAAG CCTGTCTTGAGAAACTATCCAAGGGGCCACCTAAGAATGCCTTCTCCACCCAGTGTCGGCTCCCCTCAACTGAGTCTGTCTCCAAGAATGAAATTTGTTAAACGTATCCCAACTTCCTCAACTGAACAAAGTGAGATTAAATCTCTGGACGAGTTATTTACTGAAGCCTCTATTACTGATGATGTCAAAAGTCTTGACGAGACCATTGACG ACTTCAAACTAAATATTTTGACTCTGGAGGATTTGGTTCCATTTGTGGAACAAAAATGTATGAACAAATCACTGACTTTGGAG aatgaagaGAGTCAGCACTCGGGTGATCAAAGTAAACAGTCAGTTTCCTACAATTCAAGGTTAAACATGACAAATGAGGTCATCAGTTCATGTTCCCAACCCactaaactttcaagagagaaaaaTGCAAATAACTTGGAAAATGAGATCTGGGCAGATTTTGATGCAACCGGAAGTGAAATCTCTGAATGTTTAAATGAAGATTCCAATGtatcaaagaagggaagaaaatcTCCAGGGAATGTGCCAGACCAATTAGAAGTAGATGATCAGAGCACCATGTGTTCCAAATACTCAGAAGACTTTGAAACTTCTAACTGTGAAGTGCCATCGGTAAAAATGGATCAGGATGAATCACATTTTCAGCAGTCATCTGAAGAGGAGTCAAGAACTGATTATTCTGATAACACTTTCTACTCAACATCCTCACCCCCAACACCAGACCAATCCAATCTAGCAACTTGCACAGAGTCCTCCTATTCAGTGAGATATATGAAGTTAAAACTATCCAAAGTGGCTGTAAAAGATACAGCAATACAGACACAACCATCTGGATTTCACTACACGTGGCACAGAG ATGAAGGGCTGGCAGTACTTGGAACATCTCTTGGAGCTGCATATGTGGATCCTACCCCTATTGCCAGTCACGTTATCAGCCCTGAGGCAATGGAAG CACTGACTGCATACAGTCCTGCCACTTTAGCGCTGAATGACTTGCTCAAACAGCAGCTCTCTTTCACTCGCCAGTTTCTGCAAGTCAATCGACATCTCTACTTGACCATTATTGCTTCAATAGAACAGGATAAATATCATTACACGACTTTGGAAGAAACTAAAGAG TATGTCAGAAATCATAGATCACCACCACTGACCTTGGACCAGGCCCTGAAAGAAGTGCACGAGGAAATGCAGCAATATCACGTCATTTGA
- the c29h19orf44 gene encoding uncharacterized protein C19orf44 homolog isoform X2, whose product MRMFSRSGLEGSALARAKAQLSGRRMVESLNVYGDELQDYMTGCKKNSALMVSPFNNEISDLSDLSIEDTVEREWKGKQSAITAATIRPAEGISEHLLTYDQFLKKGDKLAITQNLKVSNCALKKVDEANTKNLKAAPARAGSSNTVLARLAQIENKIMNRRLNKHQINPDENLQMYDDEEISPKSSTELSGKGSRFLKRTMNTVAKQDLKAEFQNNEASKKDLPHAYLQTPVEVAIIDSDEEEMKKMLGGSLELSDESELLKRSQGSPQHGSKLHRKPVLRNYPRGHLRMPSPPSVGSPQLSLSPRMKFVKRIPTSSTEQSEIKSLDELFTEASITDDVKSLDETIDDFKLNILTLEDLVPFVEQKCMNKSLTLENEESQHSGDQSKQSVSYNSRLNMTNEVISSCSQPTKLSREKNANNLENEIWADFDATGSEISECLNEDSNVSKKGRKSPGNVPDQLEVDDQSTMCSKYSEDFETSNCEVPSVKMDQDESHFQQSSEEESRTDYSDNTFYSTSSPPTPDQSNLATCTESSYSVRYMKLKLSKVAVKDTAIQTQPSGFHYTWHRDEGLAVLGTSLGAAYVDPTPIASHVISPEAMEALTAYSPATLALNDLLKQQLSFTRQFLQVNRHLYLTIIASIEQDKYHYTTLEETKEYVRNHRSPPLTLDQALKEVHEEMQQYHVI is encoded by the exons ATGAG GATGTTCAGTAGAAGTGGACTTGAAGGTTCTGCCCTAGCAAGAGCCAAGGCCCAGCTCTCTGGGCGAAGAATGGTAGAAAGTTTAAATGTCTATGGAGATGAACTTCAG GACTATATGACTGGCTGCAAGAAAAACAGTGCCCTGATGGTTAGCCCTTTCAACAATGAAATTAGTGACCTAAGTGATCTTTCAATAGAGGACACAGTTGAAAGAGAATGGAAAGGAAAACAATCTGCAATAACTGCAGCCACTATCAGGCCAGCAGAAGGCATCAGTGAGCATTTATTGACTTACGATCAGTTCTTGAAGAAAGGAGACAAATTGGCAATAACACAGAATCTGAAAGTGAGCAATTGTGCATTGAAAAAAGTCGATGAAGCAAACACGAAAAACCTTAAAGCTGCACCAGCAAGGGCTGGGTCCTCCAATACTGTGCTGGCCAGACTGGCACAAATAGAAAACAAAATCATGAACAGAAGGCTGAATAAACATCAAATCAATCCAGATGAAAATTTACAGATGTATGATGATGAAGAAATTTCCCCCAAGTCAAGTACTGAGCTGAGTGGAAAAGGGAGCAGGTTCCTGAAGAGAACAATGAATACTGTGGCGAAACAGGATTTAAAAGCTGAGTTTCAGAATAACGAAGCTTCAAAAAAAGACCTGCCTCATGCATATCTTCAGACTCCAGTTGAAGTGGCCATTATTGATAGTGATGAGGAAGAAATGAAAAAGATGTTAGGAGGCTCCCTAGAACTCTCTGATGAAAGTGAACTTCTTAAAAGATCACAAGGGAGCCCACAACACGGCTCCAAATTGCACAGAAAG CCTGTCTTGAGAAACTATCCAAGGGGCCACCTAAGAATGCCTTCTCCACCCAGTGTCGGCTCCCCTCAACTGAGTCTGTCTCCAAGAATGAAATTTGTTAAACGTATCCCAACTTCCTCAACTGAACAAAGTGAGATTAAATCTCTGGACGAGTTATTTACTGAAGCCTCTATTACTGATGATGTCAAAAGTCTTGACGAGACCATTGACG ACTTCAAACTAAATATTTTGACTCTGGAGGATTTGGTTCCATTTGTGGAACAAAAATGTATGAACAAATCACTGACTTTGGAG aatgaagaGAGTCAGCACTCGGGTGATCAAAGTAAACAGTCAGTTTCCTACAATTCAAGGTTAAACATGACAAATGAGGTCATCAGTTCATGTTCCCAACCCactaaactttcaagagagaaaaaTGCAAATAACTTGGAAAATGAGATCTGGGCAGATTTTGATGCAACCGGAAGTGAAATCTCTGAATGTTTAAATGAAGATTCCAATGtatcaaagaagggaagaaaatcTCCAGGGAATGTGCCAGACCAATTAGAAGTAGATGATCAGAGCACCATGTGTTCCAAATACTCAGAAGACTTTGAAACTTCTAACTGTGAAGTGCCATCGGTAAAAATGGATCAGGATGAATCACATTTTCAGCAGTCATCTGAAGAGGAGTCAAGAACTGATTATTCTGATAACACTTTCTACTCAACATCCTCACCCCCAACACCAGACCAATCCAATCTAGCAACTTGCACAGAGTCCTCCTATTCAGTGAGATATATGAAGTTAAAACTATCCAAAGTGGCTGTAAAAGATACAGCAATACAGACACAACCATCTGGATTTCACTACACGTGGCACAGAG ATGAAGGGCTGGCAGTACTTGGAACATCTCTTGGAGCTGCATATGTGGATCCTACCCCTATTGCCAGTCACGTTATCAGCCCTGAGGCAATGGAAG CACTGACTGCATACAGTCCTGCCACTTTAGCGCTGAATGACTTGCTCAAACAGCAGCTCTCTTTCACTCGCCAGTTTCTGCAAGTCAATCGACATCTCTACTTGACCATTATTGCTTCAATAGAACAGGATAAATATCATTACACGACTTTGGAAGAAACTAAAGAG TATGTCAGAAATCATAGATCACCACCACTGACCTTGGACCAGGCCCTGAAAGAAGTGCACGAGGAAATGCAGCAATATCACGTCATTTGA